In Rathayibacter sp. VKM Ac-2762, one DNA window encodes the following:
- the rpmB gene encoding 50S ribosomal protein L28: protein MAAVCQVTGAVPGFGHAISHSHRRTKRRFDPNVQKKTYYVPSLRRNVTLTLSAKGIKVIDARGIESVVKDVLARGVKI, encoded by the coding sequence ATGGCAGCAGTCTGCCAGGTGACCGGAGCCGTCCCCGGCTTCGGGCACGCCATCTCGCACTCGCACCGGCGCACCAAGCGCCGCTTCGACCCGAACGTGCAGAAGAAGACGTACTACGTGCCGTCGCTTCGCCGTAACGTCACCCTGACCCTCTCGGCCAAGGGCATCAAGGTCATCGACGCCCGTGGCATCGAGTCCGTCGTCAAGGATGTTCTCGCTCGCGGGGTGAAGATCTAA
- the rpmG gene encoding 50S ribosomal protein L33 has protein sequence MAKQQDVRPIIKLRSTAGTGYTYVTKKNRRNDPDRLVLKKYDPVVRKHVDFREER, from the coding sequence ATGGCCAAGCAGCAGGACGTCCGTCCGATCATCAAGCTCCGTTCGACGGCCGGCACCGGTTACACCTACGTGACCAAGAAGAACCGCCGCAACGACCCCGACCGTCTCGTGCTCAAGAAGTACGACCCCGTAGTGCGCAAGCACGTCGACTTCCGCGAGGAGCGCTAA
- the rpsN gene encoding 30S ribosomal protein S14 — translation MAKKSKIARNEQRKVIVDRYAAKRLELKKALVDPAGTDETREAARVGLQKLPRNASPVRVRSRDAVDGRPRGNLTKFGISRVRFRDMAHRGELPGITKSSW, via the coding sequence ATGGCCAAGAAGAGCAAGATCGCCCGCAACGAGCAGCGCAAGGTGATCGTCGACCGCTACGCAGCCAAGCGCCTCGAGCTGAAGAAGGCCCTGGTCGACCCGGCCGGGACCGACGAGACCCGTGAGGCCGCCCGCGTCGGCCTCCAGAAGCTCCCCCGCAACGCCTCGCCCGTCCGCGTCCGCTCGCGCGACGCCGTCGACGGCCGCCCCCGCGGCAACCTCACGAAGTTCGGCATCTCGCGTGTCCGCTTCCGTGACATGGCGCACCGCGGCGAGCTGCCCGGTATCACCAAGTCCAGCTGGTGA
- the deoC gene encoding deoxyribose-phosphate aldolase, which yields MTDSSLPTVAEIAALIDHAILKPELTRAEVDAQLDEARASGVFSVCVRPSDIAYSVARLEGSGVLVGTVIGFPHGTTSTAAKVAESRQALADGASELDMVVNIGRLRSGLLRDVEDDVRAVVEAAEGHVVKVILETSLLDDEQVVEGSRAAERAGADFVKTATGFAGGGANEHDLRLMRGAVSEAVQVKASGGVRDLDTLLAYRGLGVTRFGTSGSATILGDLAARHSGDSSAARVDSASY from the coding sequence ATGACCGACTCCAGCCTGCCCACCGTCGCCGAGATCGCGGCGCTCATCGACCACGCGATCCTGAAGCCCGAGCTCACCCGCGCCGAGGTCGACGCCCAGCTCGACGAGGCGCGCGCGTCCGGCGTGTTCAGCGTCTGCGTCCGCCCCTCCGACATCGCCTACTCGGTCGCTCGGCTCGAGGGCTCCGGCGTCCTGGTCGGCACGGTCATCGGCTTCCCCCACGGCACCACCTCGACCGCGGCGAAGGTCGCGGAGTCGCGTCAGGCGCTCGCCGACGGCGCGTCCGAGCTCGACATGGTCGTCAACATCGGCCGCCTCCGCAGCGGCCTGCTCCGGGACGTCGAGGACGACGTCCGCGCCGTGGTCGAGGCCGCCGAGGGCCACGTCGTCAAGGTCATCCTCGAGACGAGCCTCCTCGACGACGAGCAGGTCGTCGAGGGCAGCCGGGCGGCCGAGCGTGCCGGCGCGGACTTCGTGAAGACCGCCACCGGCTTCGCGGGCGGAGGCGCGAACGAGCACGACCTCCGCCTCATGCGCGGCGCCGTCTCGGAGGCCGTCCAGGTGAAGGCGTCCGGCGGCGTCCGCGACCTCGACACGCTCCTCGCCTACCGCGGCCTCGGCGTCACCCGCTTCGGCACCAGCGGCTCCGCGACCATCCTCGGCGACCTCGCGGCGCGGCACTCGGGCGACTCCTCCGCGGCACGTGTCGACTCCGCCTCCTACTGA
- a CDS encoding pentapeptide repeat-containing protein: protein MTSRTRVELGRREDLGADCANCFGLCCVALAFARSADFPFDKRAGDACVNLDGEDACTIHRRLRPQGFVGCTVFDCFGAGQKVSQQTFGGVSWRSDPAVRERMFAVFPLMRRLHELLWYLDSALALPGVGAPLLDELRERFDAVHAHTLGEPEQVVAVDVDAEYGASRPLLIAASAAARAGAAPAARRSRGRRLAPGADLAGASLRNADLRGADLRGALLLAADLRGADLQRCDLLGVDLRDADVSGARLAEAVYLTQAQVNSARGDAATTLPSHFERPSHWGG from the coding sequence ATGACGTCACGCACCAGGGTCGAGCTCGGCCGCCGGGAGGACCTCGGCGCCGACTGCGCGAACTGCTTCGGCCTGTGCTGCGTGGCCCTCGCCTTCGCCCGCTCCGCCGACTTCCCGTTCGACAAGCGCGCCGGGGACGCGTGCGTCAACCTCGACGGCGAGGACGCGTGCACGATCCACCGCCGGCTCCGGCCGCAGGGCTTCGTCGGCTGCACCGTCTTCGACTGCTTCGGCGCCGGTCAGAAGGTCTCGCAGCAGACGTTCGGCGGCGTCTCCTGGCGGTCCGACCCGGCCGTGCGCGAGCGGATGTTCGCGGTGTTCCCGCTGATGCGCCGCCTGCACGAGCTGCTCTGGTACCTCGACTCCGCACTGGCGCTTCCCGGTGTCGGCGCGCCGCTCCTCGATGAGCTGCGCGAGCGGTTCGACGCGGTGCACGCGCACACCCTCGGCGAGCCGGAGCAGGTGGTCGCGGTCGACGTCGACGCGGAGTACGGAGCGTCCCGGCCGCTCCTGATCGCGGCGAGCGCGGCCGCTCGCGCAGGAGCGGCGCCGGCTGCCCGCCGGTCGAGGGGCCGTCGGCTCGCTCCGGGTGCCGATCTGGCGGGTGCATCGCTCCGGAACGCGGACCTGCGGGGGGCGGATCTGCGGGGCGCGCTCCTCCTCGCCGCGGACCTGCGGGGTGCGGATCTGCAGCGGTGCGACCTGCTGGGGGTGGACCTTCGCGATGCGGACGTGTCCGGTGCGCGGCTCGCCGAGGCGGTCTACCTCACCCAGGCGCAGGTGAACAGCGCCCGAGGGGATGCGGCGACCACGCTGCCGTCGCATTTCGAGCGCCCGTCGCACTGGGGCGGCTAG
- a CDS encoding Asp23/Gls24 family envelope stress response protein — MAETTATTTRQTSTGSGRTVIEDGVIAKVAGIAAREVPGVHALGGGAARAIGAIRNAIGNDDRGQGVKVEVGERQVAADITIVAEYPAPLQKVAEDVRSAVADAIQHIAGMEVAEINVTVQDVHIPEDDTQESDPRVV; from the coding sequence ATGGCCGAGACCACCGCGACCACCACCCGTCAGACCAGCACCGGATCCGGACGCACCGTGATCGAGGACGGCGTCATCGCCAAGGTCGCCGGCATCGCCGCGCGCGAGGTCCCGGGCGTCCACGCCCTCGGCGGAGGAGCGGCCCGAGCGATCGGCGCCATCCGCAATGCGATCGGCAACGACGACCGCGGCCAGGGCGTCAAGGTCGAGGTCGGCGAGCGCCAGGTCGCCGCCGACATCACCATCGTCGCCGAGTACCCCGCGCCGCTGCAGAAGGTCGCCGAGGACGTGCGCTCCGCCGTAGCCGATGCCATCCAGCACATCGCCGGCATGGAGGTCGCCGAGATCAACGTGACCGTCCAGGACGTCCACATCCCCGAGGACGACACCCAGGAGTCCGACCCGCGCGTCGTCTGA
- a CDS encoding sulfite exporter TauE/SafE family protein translates to MTDATAPQAPLPEAPASRLRPRALLVLALIGAVGGTLSGAFGVGGGIVMVPMLIAWAGMDQRRASATSLLAIAPTSVAGAFGYALAGQVAWVPAAVIAAAAMLGAVAGSWLLARLPLGVLRWMFVALLVAAAVRMAVFGSNDTGAVAEGWGVWPGFAGLGIGMGVASGLFGIGGGAIAVPVLVGAFGLADLLAKGTSLAAMIPTAVTGSIANARRGLLDVRAGLVVGLTATAFSFAGVALSFLLPARVSGILFAVLLLLAAVQLALRGRRR, encoded by the coding sequence GTGACCGACGCGACCGCCCCGCAGGCGCCCCTCCCGGAAGCGCCGGCCTCGCGCCTGCGGCCGCGCGCCCTGCTCGTCCTGGCCCTGATCGGCGCGGTCGGCGGGACCCTGTCGGGCGCGTTCGGCGTCGGCGGCGGGATCGTGATGGTGCCGATGCTGATCGCGTGGGCCGGGATGGACCAGCGCCGCGCCTCCGCCACCTCGCTGCTCGCGATCGCTCCGACCTCGGTCGCCGGTGCGTTCGGCTACGCCCTCGCCGGCCAGGTCGCCTGGGTCCCGGCGGCGGTGATCGCGGCCGCGGCGATGCTCGGGGCGGTGGCCGGATCCTGGCTGCTCGCGCGGCTGCCTCTGGGCGTGCTGCGCTGGATGTTCGTGGCGCTGCTCGTGGCCGCGGCGGTGCGGATGGCCGTGTTCGGCTCGAACGACACCGGCGCCGTCGCCGAGGGCTGGGGCGTGTGGCCCGGGTTCGCGGGGCTCGGCATCGGGATGGGCGTCGCCTCCGGCCTCTTCGGCATCGGCGGCGGAGCGATCGCCGTGCCGGTCCTGGTCGGCGCCTTCGGGCTCGCGGACCTCCTGGCCAAGGGCACCTCGCTCGCCGCGATGATCCCGACGGCGGTCACCGGCTCGATCGCGAACGCCCGGCGAGGCCTGCTCGACGTGCGCGCGGGCCTCGTGGTCGGGCTCACCGCCACGGCGTTCTCCTTCGCCGGAGTGGCGCTCTCCTTCCTCCTGCCGGCGCGCGTGTCCGGGATCCTCTTCGCGGTCCTCCTCCTGCTCGCCGCGGTGCAGCTCGCCCTCCGCGGGCGGCGCCGCTGA
- a CDS encoding MBL fold metallo-hydrolase has translation MEQQQREQQQQRDQQHRQQRRGGGASLHRDVAPGVHRLEHAWTNLYLIEEAGRLTVVDAGLPRTWPHLVRALEVLGRSLGDIDALVLTHAHFDHLGVARSLVRQGVPVHLHAADQPLAAQPYSYRRQRTPFVYPLLHPSAIPVLGAMARAGALAVPPVHGTLPLTAGAVLDVPGSPRVLATPGHTDGHVSLHLPERDAVIGGDALVTLDPYSARTGPHLVARAATADTAQSLDSLRVLAGTGARTLLPGHGAPWRLGVAAAAELAARTPIA, from the coding sequence ATGGAGCAGCAGCAGCGCGAGCAGCAGCAGCAGCGCGATCAGCAGCACCGGCAGCAGCGGCGAGGGGGCGGCGCGAGCCTGCATCGGGACGTCGCACCCGGAGTGCACCGGCTCGAGCACGCCTGGACGAACCTCTACCTGATCGAGGAGGCCGGCCGGCTGACCGTCGTCGACGCCGGACTCCCGAGGACGTGGCCGCACCTGGTGCGTGCGCTGGAGGTGCTCGGCCGCTCGCTCGGCGACATCGACGCCCTCGTGCTGACCCACGCGCACTTCGACCACCTCGGCGTCGCCCGCAGCCTCGTCCGGCAGGGCGTCCCCGTGCACCTGCACGCGGCCGACCAGCCGCTCGCCGCGCAGCCCTACTCCTACCGCCGCCAGCGCACGCCGTTCGTGTACCCGCTGCTGCACCCCTCCGCGATCCCGGTGCTCGGAGCGATGGCCCGTGCGGGCGCGCTCGCGGTGCCGCCCGTGCACGGGACCCTGCCGCTGACCGCCGGAGCGGTGCTCGACGTGCCCGGATCGCCCCGCGTGCTCGCGACTCCGGGGCACACCGACGGGCACGTCTCGCTGCACCTGCCCGAGCGCGACGCGGTGATCGGCGGAGACGCGCTGGTCACGCTCGACCCCTACTCCGCGCGCACCGGCCCGCACCTGGTCGCGCGCGCCGCCACCGCCGACACGGCGCAGTCCCTCGACTCGCTGCGGGTCCTCGCCGGGACCGGGGCGCGGACACTCCTGCCCGGCCACGGCGCGCCCTGGCGCCTGGGCGTCGCGGCAGCGGCCGAGCTCGCGGCGCGGACGCCGATCGCCTAG
- a CDS encoding MFS transporter translates to MSAVSYQAASIPLRLASAGMVVALPVLAVERLGDVALGGALTGAALFPAVIAAPLVGTVLDRVRRPRRLLVGAALTTAVAFAVAAFLGEVPTPLIVVLLLLAGLATPVYMGGMSSFVTSAIPEPRRAYAQDSLSYTVASISGPAIVGLAVGVGGARTAMLAMAVLALIGVVGSLGLAMEARPAPTVGVLRTIVAGVTHLVRHRPIAVVTSAGTLSQVAGGAAGVAAISLSVERLGSTDAAAWILTAFAVGGLLGALAVAARRWTRRPPAWTMGAAYIATGAVLLIAVPDLGIVVAVAAFAVAGVFTAPSNAAMLLLRDQESPAAVRSQVFTIGAGLRSTAAAVGAVLAGAASGLGASWLVAGIAVVWIGSGLLLRLFPARDRD, encoded by the coding sequence ATGAGCGCGGTCAGCTACCAGGCCGCGTCGATCCCCCTCCGCCTGGCCAGCGCCGGCATGGTCGTCGCCCTCCCCGTTCTCGCCGTCGAGCGTCTCGGCGACGTCGCGCTCGGCGGCGCCCTGACCGGAGCGGCGCTCTTCCCCGCCGTGATCGCCGCGCCGCTGGTCGGCACGGTGCTCGACCGGGTCCGCCGCCCCCGCCGGCTCCTGGTCGGCGCCGCGCTCACGACCGCCGTCGCCTTCGCGGTCGCCGCCTTCCTCGGCGAGGTGCCGACGCCGCTCATCGTGGTGCTGCTGCTCCTCGCGGGGCTCGCGACGCCCGTCTACATGGGCGGCATGTCGAGCTTCGTCACGAGCGCCATCCCGGAGCCGCGCCGCGCCTACGCGCAGGACTCGCTCTCGTACACGGTCGCCTCGATCAGCGGGCCGGCCATCGTGGGCCTCGCGGTCGGAGTCGGGGGAGCGCGGACCGCGATGCTCGCCATGGCGGTCCTCGCCCTCATCGGCGTCGTCGGGTCGCTCGGCCTGGCGATGGAGGCCCGTCCGGCGCCGACCGTCGGCGTGCTGCGGACGATCGTCGCGGGCGTCACCCACCTCGTGCGGCACCGTCCGATCGCGGTGGTCACCTCGGCGGGCACGCTCAGCCAGGTCGCGGGCGGAGCGGCAGGAGTCGCGGCGATCAGCCTCTCGGTGGAGCGGCTGGGCAGCACCGACGCCGCCGCGTGGATCCTGACCGCCTTCGCCGTGGGCGGCCTGCTGGGCGCCCTCGCCGTGGCGGCCCGCCGCTGGACCCGCCGTCCGCCGGCGTGGACCATGGGCGCCGCCTACATCGCGACCGGCGCCGTCCTCCTGATCGCCGTCCCCGACCTGGGCATCGTCGTGGCGGTCGCCGCCTTCGCGGTCGCCGGCGTCTTCACGGCCCCCTCGAACGCCGCGATGCTGCTGCTGCGCGACCAGGAGAGCCCCGCCGCCGTCCGCTCACAGGTGTTCACGATCGGCGCGGGGCTGCGCTCCACCGCCGCGGCCGTCGGCGCTGTGCTGGCGGGAGCGGCGTCCGGCCTCGGAGCCTCCTGGCTCGTCGCGGGGATCGCCGTGGTCTGGATCGGCTCCGGCCTGCTGCTGCGCCTGTTCCCCGCGCGCGACCGCGACTGA
- a CDS encoding septum formation family protein, whose amino-acid sequence MQQIPGVVMNRRRTALVLAAGAALTLGLTGCSGLNGLMGGETRDDETGEITEGGTTDVFQLRVGDCLNGELSEEATEVTDVPTVPCTDPHVYEVFQNLTMADADEYPGESVATEQAETDCVTAFESFTGIGYQDSAYDFSYYYPTAESWGTGDRTINCMITDPNGPSTGTLAGVAA is encoded by the coding sequence GTGCAGCAGATCCCGGGAGTCGTCATGAACCGCCGCAGAACCGCCCTCGTCCTGGCCGCCGGCGCGGCCCTCACCCTCGGCCTGACCGGCTGCTCGGGCCTGAACGGCCTGATGGGAGGCGAGACCCGCGACGACGAGACCGGGGAGATCACCGAGGGCGGGACGACCGACGTCTTCCAGCTGCGCGTGGGCGACTGCCTGAACGGCGAGCTCAGCGAGGAGGCGACCGAGGTCACCGACGTGCCGACCGTGCCCTGCACCGACCCGCACGTCTACGAGGTGTTCCAGAACCTGACGATGGCCGACGCCGACGAGTACCCGGGCGAGTCCGTCGCGACGGAGCAGGCCGAGACCGACTGCGTCACGGCGTTCGAGTCGTTCACCGGGATCGGCTACCAGGACTCGGCGTACGACTTCAGCTACTACTACCCGACCGCCGAGAGCTGGGGCACGGGCGACCGCACGATCAACTGCATGATCACCGACCCGAACGGGCCGAGCACGGGCACGCTGGCGGGCGTCGCGGCCTGA
- a CDS encoding pyruvate dehydrogenase — MAQKTVADQLIAQLIDAGVSRIYGIVGDSLNPIVDAVRRSGGSEKGGIDWIHVRNEEAAAFAAGAEAQLTGRLAVCAGSCGPGNLHLINGLYDAHRSSAPVLAIASHIPSNEIGSSYFQETHPDRLFVECSNYRELISTAAQAPRVVNAAMRSAVALRGVAVVTLPGDIAELEAVDGFPAFVLPSTPVLVPADADVRALAAAIDQARTVAIFAGAGVQNAHDEVVAFAELVGAPVGHSLRGKEWIQYDNPYDVGMTGLLGYGAAHAGMHDADLLLLLGTDFPYEQFLPDASKVVIAQVDSDASKLGRRVSVAHPVHGDVAATLTALTPLVQRKDHRFLDKTLKKHEKLVTGVVGKYTEVGTRSPIHPELVASTLDGLLSEDAIVTADTGMGNVWQARYITPNGKRRLLGSYMHGSMANALPQAVGAQLSHPGRQVVSLSGDGGLSMLMGELVTVAAYRLPVTIVVFNNSTLGLVKVEMLVDGFPDFAVDVPMVDYAKVAEAIGIRGIRVEDPRDVEEALRSALADGGPVLVDVVTDPLALSLPPTITGAQVKGFALAVSKIVMNGGAGEAVALARTNIKHALR, encoded by the coding sequence ATGGCTCAGAAGACGGTCGCAGACCAGCTCATCGCTCAGCTCATCGACGCCGGCGTCTCCCGCATCTACGGGATCGTCGGCGACTCGCTGAATCCGATCGTCGACGCGGTGCGCCGCAGCGGCGGATCCGAGAAGGGAGGCATCGACTGGATCCACGTGCGCAACGAGGAGGCGGCCGCCTTCGCCGCCGGCGCGGAGGCGCAGCTCACCGGGCGCCTCGCCGTCTGCGCCGGCAGCTGCGGCCCCGGCAACCTGCACCTCATCAACGGCCTCTACGACGCGCACCGCTCCTCCGCCCCGGTGCTCGCCATCGCGAGCCACATCCCCAGCAACGAGATCGGCTCGTCCTACTTCCAGGAGACGCACCCGGACAGGCTCTTCGTCGAGTGCTCGAACTACCGCGAGCTGATCTCGACCGCCGCCCAGGCTCCGCGGGTCGTGAACGCCGCGATGCGCAGCGCGGTGGCGCTCCGCGGAGTCGCCGTGGTCACCCTCCCCGGCGACATCGCCGAGCTGGAGGCGGTCGACGGCTTCCCCGCGTTCGTGCTGCCGTCGACGCCCGTCCTGGTCCCCGCCGACGCCGACGTCCGCGCCCTCGCGGCTGCGATCGACCAGGCGCGGACCGTCGCGATCTTCGCGGGCGCCGGAGTGCAGAACGCGCACGACGAGGTCGTCGCCTTCGCCGAGCTGGTGGGCGCGCCCGTCGGGCACAGCCTGCGCGGCAAGGAGTGGATCCAGTACGACAACCCCTACGACGTCGGCATGACGGGCCTCCTCGGCTACGGAGCGGCGCACGCCGGCATGCACGACGCCGACCTGCTCCTCCTCCTCGGCACCGACTTCCCCTACGAGCAGTTCCTCCCCGACGCCTCGAAGGTGGTGATCGCGCAGGTCGACAGCGACGCCTCGAAGCTCGGACGCCGCGTCAGCGTCGCGCACCCCGTCCACGGCGACGTGGCGGCGACCCTCACCGCGCTGACCCCGCTCGTGCAGCGGAAGGACCACCGCTTCCTCGACAAGACGCTGAAGAAGCACGAGAAGCTGGTCACCGGAGTCGTCGGGAAGTACACCGAGGTCGGCACGCGCAGCCCGATCCACCCCGAGCTCGTCGCGTCCACGCTCGACGGCCTGCTCTCCGAGGACGCGATCGTCACCGCCGACACCGGCATGGGCAACGTCTGGCAGGCCCGCTACATCACCCCCAACGGGAAGCGGCGCCTGCTCGGCTCGTACATGCACGGGTCGATGGCGAACGCGCTGCCGCAGGCGGTCGGCGCGCAGCTCTCGCACCCCGGTCGCCAGGTCGTCTCGCTGAGCGGCGACGGCGGGCTCTCGATGCTGATGGGCGAGCTGGTCACGGTCGCCGCCTACCGGCTGCCCGTGACGATCGTCGTGTTCAACAACTCCACGCTCGGGCTGGTGAAGGTCGAGATGCTGGTCGACGGCTTCCCGGACTTCGCTGTCGACGTGCCGATGGTCGACTACGCGAAGGTGGCGGAGGCGATCGGCATCCGCGGCATCCGCGTCGAGGACCCGCGCGACGTGGAGGAGGCCCTCCGCTCGGCTCTCGCCGACGGCGGCCCGGTCCTCGTCGACGTGGTGACGGATCCGCTCGCCCTCTCGCTCCCGCCCACGATCACGGGCGCGCAGGTGAAGGGCTTCGCGCTGGCGGTCTCGAAGATCGTGATGAACGGAGGAGCGGGCGAGGCCGTCGCGCTGGCCCGCACCAACATCAAGCACGCTCTCCGATGA
- a CDS encoding MFS transporter, translated as MTTSPHSPAQGSILKQPLAVWAVAFAAVIAFMGIGLVDPILPAIAESLQATPTETSLLFTSYLVITGVVMFFTSWLSSRIGAKKTLMIGLVLIVVFAALAGTAGSVEGVIGFRAGWGFGNALFISTALSTIVGAASGGSSAAIVLYEAALGIGIAVGPLLGGLLGSVSWRGPFFGTAVLMAVGFIAIATLLREDGPKPAPTPLSAPFAALKVPAIRTLAGAALFYNIGFFVLLAYTPYPLGLDEMGLGFTFFGWGLGVAVTSVFVAPLLTRRLPRTVVLRSVLLLLALDLIAGGLVISSRVGLIVCIIVGGLLLGVVNTVLTECVMEATDLPRSVASSAYSGVRFLGGAIAPPAASALAAAISPAFPMYAAAGAVAVAALIVLLGRRTLARADAHEPEPELVEAQAITLGE; from the coding sequence GTGACCACCTCCCCCCACTCGCCCGCCCAGGGCTCGATCCTGAAGCAGCCGCTGGCCGTCTGGGCCGTCGCCTTCGCCGCGGTGATCGCCTTCATGGGGATCGGCCTGGTCGACCCGATCCTCCCGGCCATCGCCGAGAGCCTGCAGGCGACTCCGACCGAGACCTCGCTGCTCTTCACGAGCTACCTCGTCATCACCGGCGTCGTGATGTTCTTCACCAGCTGGCTCTCCAGCCGCATCGGCGCCAAGAAGACCCTCATGATCGGCCTGGTGCTGATCGTGGTGTTCGCCGCGCTCGCCGGCACGGCGGGCAGTGTCGAGGGCGTCATCGGCTTCCGCGCGGGCTGGGGCTTCGGCAACGCGCTGTTCATCTCGACCGCCCTGTCGACCATCGTCGGCGCGGCGAGCGGAGGCTCCTCCGCGGCGATCGTGCTCTACGAGGCCGCTCTGGGCATCGGCATCGCCGTCGGCCCGCTGCTCGGCGGGCTCCTCGGCAGCGTCTCGTGGCGCGGTCCGTTCTTCGGCACCGCCGTGCTGATGGCCGTCGGCTTCATCGCCATCGCGACGCTCCTGCGGGAGGACGGCCCCAAGCCCGCTCCGACTCCGCTCTCGGCGCCCTTCGCGGCCCTCAAGGTCCCGGCCATCCGCACGCTGGCGGGCGCCGCCCTGTTCTACAACATCGGCTTCTTCGTGCTGCTCGCCTACACGCCCTACCCGCTCGGGCTGGACGAGATGGGCCTCGGCTTCACGTTCTTCGGCTGGGGCCTGGGCGTGGCGGTCACCTCCGTGTTCGTCGCTCCGCTGCTCACCCGGCGCCTCCCGCGCACCGTCGTGCTGCGCTCGGTGCTGCTGCTGCTCGCGCTCGACCTGATCGCCGGCGGCCTCGTGATCTCGTCCCGTGTCGGCCTGATCGTCTGCATCATCGTCGGCGGCCTGCTGCTCGGAGTCGTCAACACGGTGCTCACCGAGTGCGTGATGGAGGCGACCGACCTGCCCCGCTCGGTCGCCTCGTCCGCCTACTCCGGCGTCCGCTTCCTCGGCGGCGCGATCGCCCCGCCCGCCGCGTCCGCCCTGGCCGCCGCGATCTCGCCGGCCTTCCCGATGTACGCCGCAGCCGGAGCCGTCGCCGTCGCCGCGCTGATCGTGCTGCTCGGACGCCGCACCCTCGCCCGCGCCGACGCCCACGAGCCCGAGCCCGAGCTCGTCGAGGCGCAGGCGATCACGCTCGGCGAGTGA
- a CDS encoding MarR family transcriptional regulator produces the protein MPDPSAPVRLASAATALTRFAGRASGATGLGAQSGAVWSTLAELRTASPSRLGELAERVRVTQPTMTGIIARLDEAGWIRRVHDAGDGRAWLIEGTPAGFDALAEHRLRLEAALAPLFEDLDEDDRLALERAATLVEARVARIAGTPVPSSPEKGPTP, from the coding sequence GTGCCCGACCCCAGTGCCCCCGTGCGTCTCGCCTCCGCCGCCACCGCCCTCACGCGGTTCGCGGGCCGGGCGAGCGGCGCGACCGGGCTCGGTGCGCAGTCCGGAGCCGTCTGGTCGACGCTCGCCGAGCTGCGCACCGCCTCCCCCTCCCGCCTCGGCGAGCTCGCCGAGCGGGTCCGCGTCACCCAGCCGACGATGACCGGCATCATCGCCCGGCTCGACGAGGCCGGCTGGATCCGCCGCGTCCACGACGCCGGCGACGGCCGCGCCTGGCTGATCGAGGGCACTCCCGCCGGCTTCGACGCCCTCGCCGAGCACCGTCTCCGCCTCGAGGCCGCCCTGGCCCCGCTGTTCGAGGACCTCGACGAGGACGACCGCCTCGCCCTCGAGCGCGCCGCGACCCTCGTCGAGGCCCGCGTCGCCCGGATCGCCGGCACCCCCGTCCCCTCCTCCCCCGAGAAAGGCCCCACGCCGTGA